The Phytohabitans houttuyneae genome has a segment encoding these proteins:
- a CDS encoding FadR/GntR family transcriptional regulator yields MTQPRRGASENQRALQEAIKELIVRRGLAPGSLLPTETELMAELSVSRHPLREAIKALQALGIVDIRHGLGTYVGTPSFSPLEAGLTFHSHLSLRGDLRDIGDLVQIREVLETGLVRQVLAMVDTADLDTLESAVATMEREAAEGRYSPEADWLFHKTLYAPLRNELISDLLRVFWSVFDKVNAELPRTVETPQVAAAAHRNILNALRDGDAQVLTAAVADHFNDIRERISRVPRR; encoded by the coding sequence ATGACCCAGCCGCGGCGGGGAGCCAGCGAAAATCAGCGCGCGCTGCAGGAGGCGATCAAGGAGTTGATCGTGCGGCGTGGCCTGGCCCCTGGCTCCCTGCTGCCGACCGAGACCGAGCTGATGGCCGAGCTCTCGGTCAGCCGCCACCCACTGCGCGAGGCGATCAAGGCGCTGCAGGCGCTCGGCATCGTCGACATCCGCCACGGCCTCGGCACGTACGTGGGGACGCCCTCGTTCTCGCCGCTCGAGGCCGGCCTCACGTTCCACTCACACCTCTCGCTCCGCGGCGACCTGCGCGACATCGGCGACCTCGTGCAGATCCGCGAGGTGCTGGAGACCGGGCTGGTGCGCCAGGTGCTCGCCATGGTCGACACCGCCGACCTGGACACGCTGGAGAGCGCGGTCGCCACGATGGAGCGCGAGGCCGCGGAGGGGCGCTACTCCCCCGAGGCCGACTGGCTGTTCCACAAGACGCTGTACGCGCCGCTGCGCAACGAGCTGATCAGCGACCTGCTGCGCGTGTTCTGGAGCGTGTTCGACAAGGTCAATGCCGAGCTGCCCCGCACCGTCGAAACCCCGCAGGTCGCCGCCGCCGCGCACCGCAACATCCTCAACGCGCTGCGGGACGGCGACGCGCAGGTGCTGACCGCCGCGGTGGCCGACCACTTCAACGACATCCGCGAGCGGATCTCGCGAGTCCCGCGCCGCTAG
- a CDS encoding sialidase family protein, with protein MTHVTRSAVLLLGAALVATTGGAAAAGGTEPAKARCDASVPYTSGTDGYSAFRIPAVIATRSGALLAFAEGRVGGLGDAGNIDLVLRRSTDGGCTWGALQVVADSGANTSGNPAPVVTASGRVVLLSTYNGGTATEAAIMRGEVPADQSRRVFVQASDDEGATWSAPREITATAKEANWRWYATGPVHGIRLARGPHRDRLVIPANHSIAPPAGSADTGTEAKYYGGHTLYSDDGGETWAIGAVDDNPNGYLNVNETTVAELPDGRLYLNTREHNGTAPGNRADAYSADGGVTLELPYRPQATLAGPVVQGSVLQLAGPGAPLVFAGPADPAARAAMTLRVSNDQGATWRAVLPLSGLPAAYSDLVQLGPATLGVLYETGDFGANERIAFRRIPIQGIR; from the coding sequence ATGACCCACGTGACAAGATCGGCTGTCTTACTGCTCGGCGCCGCCCTCGTCGCCACGACCGGCGGCGCCGCCGCGGCCGGCGGCACCGAGCCCGCGAAGGCGCGGTGCGACGCCTCCGTCCCGTACACGTCCGGCACCGACGGGTACAGCGCGTTCCGCATCCCGGCGGTCATCGCCACCCGCTCGGGCGCCCTCCTCGCGTTCGCCGAGGGGCGGGTCGGCGGCCTCGGCGACGCCGGCAACATCGACCTGGTCCTGCGCCGTTCCACCGACGGCGGCTGCACGTGGGGCGCACTCCAGGTGGTCGCCGACAGCGGCGCGAACACGTCCGGCAACCCGGCGCCCGTGGTCACCGCGAGCGGGCGGGTGGTGCTGCTGTCGACGTACAACGGCGGGACCGCGACGGAGGCCGCCATCATGCGCGGCGAGGTGCCGGCCGACCAGAGCCGGCGGGTCTTCGTGCAGGCCAGCGACGACGAGGGGGCGACCTGGTCGGCGCCGCGTGAGATCACCGCGACGGCCAAGGAGGCCAACTGGCGCTGGTACGCGACGGGACCGGTGCACGGCATCCGCCTGGCCCGCGGCCCGCACCGCGACCGGCTGGTCATCCCGGCCAACCACTCGATCGCGCCACCCGCCGGGTCGGCCGACACCGGCACCGAGGCCAAGTACTACGGCGGTCACACCCTCTACAGCGACGACGGCGGCGAGACGTGGGCGATCGGCGCGGTCGACGACAACCCCAACGGGTACCTCAACGTGAACGAGACCACCGTCGCCGAGCTGCCCGACGGCCGGCTGTACCTGAACACGCGCGAGCACAACGGCACCGCGCCGGGCAACCGGGCGGACGCGTACAGCGCGGACGGCGGCGTCACGCTCGAGCTGCCCTACCGGCCGCAGGCGACGCTCGCCGGCCCGGTCGTGCAGGGCAGCGTCCTGCAGCTCGCCGGGCCGGGCGCGCCGCTCGTCTTCGCCGGACCCGCCGACCCGGCCGCCCGCGCGGCGATGACGCTGCGGGTGAGCAACGACCAGGGCGCGACGTGGCGCGCGGTACTCCCGCTGTCGGGGCTGCCCGCCGCGTACTCGGACCTGGTGCAGCTCGGACCGGCCACGCTGGGCGTGTTGTACGAGACAGGCGACTTCGGCGCCAACGAGCGGATAGCCTTCCGCCGGATACCGATCCAGGGCATTCGATAG
- a CDS encoding response regulator transcription factor produces the protein MGQVSAPSGHLVRVAIRSPRRLFRDTLAVCLSGQPEFTVVGHVSDDAALLGLCDLCGPDLVVYDAGTGVGEALRALRTLRARYSRLRLVVIYDRLSPSDMSGSRQVGVDTLIPCSHGLDALLMLLHQHADALRSGTAVPVPGGVTSQEREIITLTAAGHPVSRIAELLNMTPFAVENCKRRIYQKLAVTSQSHAIARAITLGLVNRAPLPRPRVYAAGGLTLAVLCGPDVPARYDVAVALLAQHIPFVTDGGNGDEGLDLWDQAGSGTVPVILVDPTPAAWQRLGDARVPIMVVTSRQMSRGETLDALGRGLWPSSRPSGSARRWCRRSRSPRPAT, from the coding sequence ATGGGACAGGTTTCGGCACCGAGTGGGCACCTGGTGCGGGTGGCCATCCGCTCGCCCCGGCGCCTGTTCCGCGACACCCTTGCGGTCTGCCTGTCCGGGCAGCCGGAGTTCACGGTCGTCGGGCACGTCTCCGACGACGCCGCCCTGCTCGGGCTCTGCGACCTCTGCGGGCCCGACCTTGTCGTGTACGACGCCGGCACCGGCGTGGGCGAGGCGTTGCGCGCCCTGCGGACGCTGCGCGCCCGCTACAGCCGGCTGCGGCTGGTCGTGATCTACGACCGACTTTCCCCCAGCGACATGTCGGGCAGCCGGCAGGTCGGGGTGGACACGCTGATCCCCTGCTCGCACGGGCTGGACGCGCTGCTCATGCTGCTGCACCAGCACGCCGACGCGCTGCGGTCGGGCACCGCGGTGCCGGTGCCGGGCGGGGTCACCTCGCAGGAACGCGAGATCATCACCCTCACGGCCGCCGGGCATCCGGTCAGCCGGATCGCCGAGCTGCTCAACATGACGCCGTTCGCCGTGGAGAACTGCAAGCGGCGCATCTACCAGAAACTCGCGGTCACCAGCCAGAGCCACGCGATCGCCCGCGCGATCACCCTCGGCCTCGTCAACCGGGCACCGCTGCCCCGACCCCGCGTCTACGCGGCCGGCGGCCTCACGTTGGCTGTCCTTTGTGGACCGGATGTGCCCGCCCGCTACGACGTGGCGGTGGCACTGCTCGCGCAGCACATCCCGTTCGTGACGGACGGCGGCAACGGCGACGAAGGCCTGGACCTGTGGGACCAGGCCGGCTCCGGCACGGTACCGGTGATCCTCGTCGACCCGACGCCCGCCGCCTGGCAGCGCCTCGGCGACGCGCGCGTGCCCATCATGGTGGTCACCTCGCGCCAGATGAGCCGGGGCGAGACGCTGGACGCGCTGGGCCGGGGGCTGTGGCCATCGTCGCGGCCGAGCGGGTCGGCGAGGCGCTGGTGCCGGCGCTCACGCTCGCCGCGGCCGGCCACCTGA
- a CDS encoding adhesin, which yields MLTLTDNAVAVIRNLTEQPQVPEGAGLRIATDTAQGALMLTLAAEPMDGDEVRDEAGARVFLETEAARILDDKSLDAAVDANGAVQFAVGEQPG from the coding sequence ATGCTCACGCTGACCGACAATGCGGTTGCGGTGATCCGTAACCTCACCGAGCAACCGCAGGTGCCCGAAGGCGCAGGTCTCCGCATCGCCACAGACACGGCGCAGGGTGCGCTGATGCTCACGCTCGCCGCCGAGCCGATGGACGGTGACGAGGTGCGCGACGAGGCGGGCGCCCGGGTCTTTCTCGAGACGGAGGCCGCCCGCATCTTGGACGACAAGTCCCTGGACGCGGCGGTGGACGCCAACGGCGCGGTCCAGTTCGCCGTGGGCGAGCAGCCTGGTTAA
- a CDS encoding lysine N(6)-hydroxylase/L-ornithine N(5)-oxygenase family protein: protein MSQAVPVYDLVGVGFGPSNLALAIALTEHNAISPVKTTGVFLERQPRFGWHRGMLIEDATMQVSFLKDLVTLRNPTSEFSFLCYLHSKDRLIDFINHKNLFPLRVEFHDYLEWAAAKVDDLVCYGHEVVSVEPVEGGFLDVTARSRDGVSVYRARNLVFATGLRPHLPAGVVPSDRVWHNRDLLGRAAELQAGKRFVVVGAGQSAAEVVAFLHDRFPASEVCAVFARYGYSPADDSAFANRIFDPAAVDAFYDAPPHVKQSLVDYHANTNYSVVDIDLIDELYRRVYREKVLGAQRLRLFNVSRVVDAVETPSGVRTTVESLATGERTVLDADAIVYATGYRPADPGPLLASYPCDRDEAGRLRVGRDYRVVTDPALGPGIYLQGGTEHTHGITSSLLSNTAIRAAEILASIVGTGVPAAAAQYTTA, encoded by the coding sequence ATGTCGCAGGCGGTACCCGTGTACGACCTCGTCGGTGTCGGCTTCGGGCCGTCGAACCTGGCACTGGCCATCGCGCTGACCGAGCACAACGCGATCTCGCCGGTCAAGACCACCGGCGTCTTCCTGGAGCGGCAGCCGCGGTTCGGCTGGCACCGGGGCATGCTGATCGAGGACGCGACCATGCAGGTCTCGTTCCTCAAGGACCTGGTGACCCTCCGCAACCCGACCAGCGAGTTCTCGTTCCTGTGCTACCTGCACAGCAAGGACCGCCTGATCGACTTCATCAACCACAAGAACCTCTTCCCGCTCCGCGTCGAGTTCCACGACTACCTGGAGTGGGCGGCGGCCAAGGTGGACGACCTCGTCTGCTACGGGCATGAAGTGGTCAGCGTGGAGCCCGTCGAGGGCGGCTTCCTGGACGTCACCGCGCGCAGCCGCGACGGCGTCAGCGTCTACCGCGCCCGCAACCTCGTGTTCGCCACCGGGCTGCGACCGCACCTGCCGGCCGGTGTCGTGCCGTCCGACCGCGTATGGCACAACCGCGACCTGCTGGGCCGGGCCGCCGAGCTGCAGGCCGGCAAGCGGTTCGTCGTGGTGGGGGCGGGGCAGAGCGCGGCCGAGGTGGTGGCGTTCCTCCACGACCGCTTCCCGGCCTCCGAGGTGTGCGCGGTCTTCGCGCGGTACGGGTACAGCCCGGCCGACGACAGCGCCTTCGCGAACCGCATCTTCGACCCCGCCGCGGTCGACGCCTTCTACGACGCGCCCCCGCACGTCAAGCAGTCCCTTGTGGACTACCACGCGAACACCAACTACTCGGTCGTCGACATCGACCTGATCGACGAGCTGTACCGGCGGGTCTACCGCGAGAAGGTGCTCGGCGCGCAGCGGCTGCGGCTGTTCAACGTCTCCCGCGTCGTGGACGCCGTCGAGACGCCGTCGGGCGTACGGACCACAGTGGAGTCCCTGGCCACCGGCGAGCGCACGGTGCTCGACGCCGACGCGATCGTCTACGCGACCGGCTACCGGCCGGCCGACCCGGGGCCGCTGCTCGCGTCCTACCCGTGCGACCGCGACGAGGCGGGCCGGCTGCGGGTCGGGCGGGACTACCGGGTGGTGACCGATCCCGCGCTGGGACCCGGCATCTACCTGCAGGGCGGCACCGAGCACACGCACGGCATCACGTCGTCGCTGCTCTCCAACACCGCGATCCGGGCCGCCGAGATCCTGGCCTCGATCGTCGGCACGGGCGTGCCGGCCGCCGCCGCGCAGTACACGACCGCCTGA
- a CDS encoding LuxR C-terminal-related transcriptional regulator, whose protein sequence is MAIVAAERVGEALVPALTLAAAGHLTIDPAAANWLIAAAGSHAGEAEGGLPELTIREGDILRSIAAGHSVRQTARSLGIAEKTVENTQARLFRKLGARNRAGALATAHALGLLELLDP, encoded by the coding sequence GTGGCCATCGTCGCGGCCGAGCGGGTCGGCGAGGCGCTGGTGCCGGCGCTCACGCTCGCCGCGGCCGGCCACCTGACCATCGACCCCGCCGCCGCGAACTGGCTGATCGCGGCCGCCGGCAGCCACGCCGGCGAGGCGGAGGGCGGCCTGCCCGAGCTGACGATCCGCGAGGGCGACATCCTGCGCTCCATCGCCGCCGGCCACAGCGTCCGCCAGACCGCGCGGTCGCTGGGCATCGCCGAGAAGACCGTCGAGAACACGCAGGCGCGGCTGTTCCGCAAGCTCGGCGCCCGCAACCGGGCCGGCGCGCTCGCCACCGCGCACGCACTGGGACTGCTCGAACTCCTCGATCCATAG
- a CDS encoding methionyl-tRNA formyltransferase produces MRVVMFGYQTWGHRTLQALLESSHQVVLVVTHPKSDHAYEKIWDDSVAELADKHGVPVEIRSRPDESLVERLREVEPDVIVATNWRTWIPPAIFRLPRLGTLNVHDSLLPAYAGFAPLIWALINGEEQVGVTAHMMDEDLDAGDIVLQRAVPVGPSDTATDLFHRTLELFGPITVDGLALIAGGHTDWVKQDRSKASFFHKRSIEDSRIDWNWPAADIERLVRAQSDPYPNAFTYHRGQRLRILSAAVSAGRYGGTPGRVFIREGDGVVIVAGADARYGRNHGLLVKRVRLEDGADRTAVEHFTSMGGYLTQHP; encoded by the coding sequence ATGCGGGTCGTGATGTTCGGGTACCAGACCTGGGGACACCGCACCCTCCAGGCCCTCCTGGAGTCGAGCCACCAGGTTGTCCTGGTGGTGACCCACCCGAAGAGCGACCACGCGTACGAGAAGATCTGGGACGACTCCGTCGCCGAGCTGGCCGACAAGCACGGCGTCCCCGTGGAGATCCGCAGCCGCCCCGACGAGAGCCTTGTCGAGCGGCTGCGCGAGGTGGAGCCGGACGTCATCGTCGCCACCAACTGGCGCACCTGGATCCCGCCCGCGATCTTCCGCCTGCCCCGCCTCGGCACCCTCAACGTGCACGACTCCCTGCTGCCGGCGTACGCCGGTTTCGCGCCGCTGATCTGGGCCTTGATCAACGGGGAGGAGCAGGTCGGCGTGACCGCGCACATGATGGACGAGGACCTGGACGCCGGCGACATCGTGCTCCAGCGCGCGGTGCCGGTCGGGCCGAGCGACACCGCGACCGACCTCTTCCACCGCACGCTCGAACTCTTCGGTCCGATCACAGTGGACGGTCTCGCGCTGATCGCGGGCGGACACACGGACTGGGTGAAGCAGGACCGCTCCAAGGCCAGCTTCTTCCACAAGCGATCCATCGAGGACAGCCGCATCGACTGGAACTGGCCGGCGGCGGACATCGAGCGGCTGGTGCGCGCGCAGTCCGACCCGTACCCGAACGCGTTCACATATCACCGGGGGCAGCGGCTGCGGATCCTCTCGGCGGCGGTCTCCGCCGGCCGCTACGGCGGCACGCCCGGCCGCGTCTTCATCCGCGAAGGCGACGGGGTCGTGATCGTGGCGGGCGCGGACGCCCGATATGGCCGCAACCATGGACTTCTGGTCAAGCGGGTGCGCCTCGAGGACGGCGCCGACCGCACCGCGGTCGAGCATTTCACGTCCATGGGCGGATATCTGACGCAGCATCCGTGA